In Sphingomonas sp. SUN019, the genomic window GCGCTGGCATGACGCAGCGACCGCGGGTGACGGCGCGGCGCTGACCTTGCTCGACCCGACGGGTGAGCTTGGTGCGGGTGCCCCGGCATGATGCGCCATATTACGCGACTATATGCAACGAGATAACAGGAGCATGAAATGCCTGACTTCCGCATGATCGACACCGGTGAGGTTAACTTGCGCGTTGCGATCGAGGGAAGCGGGCCGCTGGTCATCCTTGTCCACGGCTTTCCCGAGAGCTGGTATTCCTGGCGGCATCAGATGGGGCCGATCGCGGATGCGGGCTTCACCGCGGCGGCGATCGACGTGCGCGGCTATGGCGGGTCGGACAGGCCGGCGGCAGTCGCGGATTATGCGATGGAGCGGCTGGTCGGCGATCTTGTCGGGGTCGCGGATGCGTTGCAGCCGGACGCGCCTGCGATCCTCGCCGGGCATGACTGGGGCGCGCCGATCGTGTGGAATTCGGCGCTGGCCCGGCCCGACCGGTTCAGTGCGGTCGCGGCGTTGTCGGTGCCGTATGCCGGGGTGCCTGCGAGGCCGTTCACCGAGGTGTTCCGGCAGGCGTTCACCGACAAGGGGCGGTTCTTCTATCAGGAGTGGTTCCAGGCCGAGGGGCCGCCCGAAGAGGAGGCGGAGCGCGACGTGCGCGATTTCCTGCGGAAGTTCTATTTCGCGATCTCGGGCGATGCGCCGCCGGGAACGTGGCCCGACAAGCCGGCGGGGGCGGCCCTGCTGGACAAGATGGTCGATCCCGATCCTTTTCCGGCATGGCTGACGCCCGCGGACCTCGACTATTACGTGAGCGAGTTCGAATCGTCGGGGTTTCGCGGGCCGATCAATCGCTATCGCAACCACGAACGCGATTTCGAGTGGCTGCAGCAGTTCCAGGGTTGGCGGATCGAGCAACCCGCGTTGTTCATCGGCGGCACGAAGGATCCGGCGACGACGTTGTTCGGCGCGGTCGCTGATCCGGTCGCGCTGATGCGGCCGAACGTGCCTGACCTGGAGGGGCATCTGCTCGACGGATGCGGGCATTGGACGCAGCAGGAGCGGCCCGCGGCGGTGACACGATTGCTGGTCGACTGGCTGGCGAAGCGCCGCTGAGGCTTGCCACCGGACCGCGCGAAGCGTCGCATGAATCGCGCGGCCCGGCGGCCCCGAACGACGCGCGAGCCTAGACCCGCGCGCCCGTCCGGGAAGCTGCCCGTAGCGGCCGACATCTGCGCGATGTCGGCCGCCGCCCCCGGGTAGATTCGGGGCGACGGCCGCGCGCACCCCCCGGTCGCTGCTGTCCGTCGCCTCGTGACATCGTTATCACGGCCGTAACGATATTGCGCATCACCCAAACGGGTTAGATGCGGATTTTGGTGCGGGGCGAACGGCTTAGCGCCAGCGTGCGCAGAGCCTTTCTTCGTGCGCGCGAAGCGACTATAGGCGCTGGTCATATCATGAGCATCGCGACCCCCCTGATGGCGCCGGCCGACTGGCGCGACTTTCTGGCGTTGACCAAACCGCGCGTGATGACGCTGGTGGTGTTCACCGCATTGTGTGGAATGCTGGCTGCGCCGGTGCCGATCCATCCCGTGATCGGCTTCACCGCGATCCTGTGCATCGCGTTGGCGGCGGGTGCCGCGGGCGCGCTGAACCAATGGTATGAGGCGGATATCGACGCGGCGATGCGGCGCACCGCCAAGCGGCCGTTGCCGGGCGGACGGATGGAGCGGCAGGCGGCGCTGCATTTCGGCGTCGGGCTCGGCAGTTTCGCGGTGATCCTGATGGGGCTGGCGGTGAATGTGCTGTCGGCCGTGATTCTCGCGATCTCGATCCTGTTTTACGTTTTGGTCTATACGGTGTGGCTGAAGCCGCGGACGCCGCAGAACATCGTCATCGGTGGGGCGGCGGGCGCGTTTCCGCCGCTGATCGGCTGGGCCGCGGCGACCGGCGATGTGACATTGATGCCGGTGTTGCTGTTCATGCTGATCTTTCTGTGGACCCCGCCGCATTTCTGGGCGCTCGCGCTGTTCGTCGAGACCGATTACGCGAATGCGGGCGTGCCGATGTTGCCAGTGGTGGCGGGCGAAGTCGTGACGCGGCAGCATATCGGCATCTACACGATCCCGATGGCGATCGCCGCGGTTGCGCCATGGCCACTCGGGCTGGCGGGCGTGATCTACGGAATCGTATCGGTCGCGACGACGGCGTATTTCGGCTGGCTGGCGTACCGCGTCGCGGTGCGGCGGACGGGAGCCGAGGACAAGATGACGCCCGAAAAGCGGCTGTTCAAATTCTCGATCCTCTACCTCTTCGTGGTGTTTGCGGCGCTGGTCGTCGATCGCTGGGTGCTGGCATGATGCGTGACGACGAAGACCTGATCCGCCGCCGGCAAAAAAGCCGCGCGACCGTGATGGCGCTGTTGCTGGGCGCGTTCGTGATCCTGGTATTCGCGATCTCGATCGTGAAGATCCGCGCAGGGATGAACCACTGATGGCGACGCAGGCTGCAGCGCCGCGGGTGTTTGCGGGCAAGGGCCGGACGGCGATGTTCGCGGTGCTGGGCATCTGTTTCATGACCGGGCTCGCCTGGGCCAGCGTACCGCTGTACCGGCTGTTCTGTCAG contains:
- a CDS encoding alpha/beta fold hydrolase; translation: MPDFRMIDTGEVNLRVAIEGSGPLVILVHGFPESWYSWRHQMGPIADAGFTAAAIDVRGYGGSDRPAAVADYAMERLVGDLVGVADALQPDAPAILAGHDWGAPIVWNSALARPDRFSAVAALSVPYAGVPARPFTEVFRQAFTDKGRFFYQEWFQAEGPPEEEAERDVRDFLRKFYFAISGDAPPGTWPDKPAGAALLDKMVDPDPFPAWLTPADLDYYVSEFESSGFRGPINRYRNHERDFEWLQQFQGWRIEQPALFIGGTKDPATTLFGAVADPVALMRPNVPDLEGHLLDGCGHWTQQERPAAVTRLLVDWLAKRR
- a CDS encoding heme o synthase; amino-acid sequence: MSIATPLMAPADWRDFLALTKPRVMTLVVFTALCGMLAAPVPIHPVIGFTAILCIALAAGAAGALNQWYEADIDAAMRRTAKRPLPGGRMERQAALHFGVGLGSFAVILMGLAVNVLSAVILAISILFYVLVYTVWLKPRTPQNIVIGGAAGAFPPLIGWAAATGDVTLMPVLLFMLIFLWTPPHFWALALFVETDYANAGVPMLPVVAGEVVTRQHIGIYTIPMAIAAVAPWPLGLAGVIYGIVSVATTAYFGWLAYRVAVRRTGAEDKMTPEKRLFKFSILYLFVVFAALVVDRWVLA